Proteins encoded together in one Triticum dicoccoides isolate Atlit2015 ecotype Zavitan chromosome 7B, WEW_v2.0, whole genome shotgun sequence window:
- the LOC119337964 gene encoding iron-sulfur cluster co-chaperone protein HscB homolog isoform X1 — MWRRAGPICLHLTGIAGRRIRRPPQPPAPIATCSTSAFASSSFHHNLGTFRDSTGVPPFRSLSNQAGGDGGIGGECWSCGAKGAFLSCGSCRSVQPVDPAVDYFQIFGLDRGYDVKDTNLEGKYKDWQKKLHPDLVHSKSEKERDFAAGQSALVIEAYRTLSKPLPRALYLLQLEGIHVDEEKTINDPELLMEMMEIREAVSEAGDSETLKKIQSQMKRKLETWSKAFQEAFDKRDFDGAVEATQRMRYYERAMEETVKKL, encoded by the exons ATGTGGCGCCGAGCCGGACCGATCTGCCTCCACCTCACCGGAATCGCCGGCCGCCGCATCCGACGACCCCCACAGCCTCCTGCTCCCATAGCCACCTGCTCTACCTCCGCCTTCGCTTCATCCTCTTTCCACCACAATCTTGGAACCTTTCGGGATTCCACCGGAGTTCCTCCCTTTCGAAGCCTATCGAACCAGGCAGGAGGTGATGGCGGCATTGGCGGCGAGTGCTGGAGTTGTGGCGCCAAGGGGGCATTCCTCTCCTGCGGGTCCTGCAGGAGTGTGCAGCCCGTTGATCCTGCGGTCGACTACTTCCAAATATTTGGCCT GGACAGAGGATACGACGTAAAGGATACCAACTTAGAAGGAAAGTACAAAGACTGGCAGAAGAAGTTACATCCTGACCTTGTTCATTCTAAATCAGAG AAAGAGAGAGATTTTGCGGCCGGGCAGTCAGCACTTGTCATTGAGGCATATCGCACACTGAGCAAACCTTTACCAAGGGCATTGTACTTG CTGCAACTTGAGGGGATACACGTTGATGAGGAGAAGACTATCAATGATCCAGAACTTCTTATGGAG ATGATGGAGATACGTGAAGCTGTTAGTGAAGCCGGTGATTCTGAAACTCTGAAGAAGATCCAATCTCAG ATGAAGAGGAAGCTCGAAACCTGGTCCAAAGCCTTCCAGGAAGCGTTCGACAAGAGGGACTTTGACGGTGCAGTGGAAGCTACACAGAGAATGAGATACTACGAACGTGCTATGGAAGAAACTGTGAAGAAGCTTTGA
- the LOC119337964 gene encoding iron-sulfur cluster co-chaperone protein HscB homolog isoform X2 yields MWRRAGPICLHLTGIAGRRIRRPPQPPAPIATCSTSAFASSSFHHNLGTFRDSTGVPPFRSLSNQAGGDGGIGGECWSCGAKGAFLSCGSCRSVQPVDPAVDYFQIFGLGYDVKDTNLEGKYKDWQKKLHPDLVHSKSEKERDFAAGQSALVIEAYRTLSKPLPRALYLLQLEGIHVDEEKTINDPELLMEMMEIREAVSEAGDSETLKKIQSQMKRKLETWSKAFQEAFDKRDFDGAVEATQRMRYYERAMEETVKKL; encoded by the exons ATGTGGCGCCGAGCCGGACCGATCTGCCTCCACCTCACCGGAATCGCCGGCCGCCGCATCCGACGACCCCCACAGCCTCCTGCTCCCATAGCCACCTGCTCTACCTCCGCCTTCGCTTCATCCTCTTTCCACCACAATCTTGGAACCTTTCGGGATTCCACCGGAGTTCCTCCCTTTCGAAGCCTATCGAACCAGGCAGGAGGTGATGGCGGCATTGGCGGCGAGTGCTGGAGTTGTGGCGCCAAGGGGGCATTCCTCTCCTGCGGGTCCTGCAGGAGTGTGCAGCCCGTTGATCCTGCGGTCGACTACTTCCAAATATTTGGCCT AGGATACGACGTAAAGGATACCAACTTAGAAGGAAAGTACAAAGACTGGCAGAAGAAGTTACATCCTGACCTTGTTCATTCTAAATCAGAG AAAGAGAGAGATTTTGCGGCCGGGCAGTCAGCACTTGTCATTGAGGCATATCGCACACTGAGCAAACCTTTACCAAGGGCATTGTACTTG CTGCAACTTGAGGGGATACACGTTGATGAGGAGAAGACTATCAATGATCCAGAACTTCTTATGGAG ATGATGGAGATACGTGAAGCTGTTAGTGAAGCCGGTGATTCTGAAACTCTGAAGAAGATCCAATCTCAG ATGAAGAGGAAGCTCGAAACCTGGTCCAAAGCCTTCCAGGAAGCGTTCGACAAGAGGGACTTTGACGGTGCAGTGGAAGCTACACAGAGAATGAGATACTACGAACGTGCTATGGAAGAAACTGTGAAGAAGCTTTGA
- the LOC119341132 gene encoding uncharacterized protein LOC119341132, protein MSETRSVMDAAPGDTVPTATGHGLHGIPVLITPFHQPGGAAASTETMRTAFQGFLVLQGQGGAKEDERKKWFREMRGWLMVLATVAASVTYQAGLNPPGGFWQDTKEGPGGHRAGNPVLRDEHWVRYVIFYYFNATAFVTSLVIMVLLMSERFYHGEAKVVALMLTTFVDLASLVGAYIAGTTRYATSCVYIVVITCVSFICVVYIGEAMGEICAFVLKKIKCMRNLAKRKWFPVPAGVVTRSLPDEEAEERRKTAARSKRPTCCLCCGQSPTTSDRRDVEVQ, encoded by the exons ATGTCCGAGACACGGTCCGTCATGGACGCGGCTCCCGGCGACACCGTGCCAACAGCCACCGGTCACGGTCTGCATGGCATCCCCGTGCTCATCACGCCTTTCCACCAGCCGGGTGGCGCCGCCGCGTCGACAGAGACGATGCGCACGGCGTTCCAGGGCTTCCTCGTCCTCCAGGGGCAGGGGGGGGCCAAGGAGGACGAGCGGAAGAAGTGGTTCAGGGAGATGCGCGGGTGGCTGATGGTGCTGGCGACCGTGGCGGCGTCGGTGACCTACCAGGCCGGCCTGAACCCGCCCGGCGGGTTCTGGCAGGACACCAAGGAGGGCCCCGGCGGGCACCGCGCCGGCAACCCGGTGCTGCGCGACGAGCACTGGGTTCGGTACGTCATCTTCTACTACTTCAACGCGACGGCGTTCGTGACGTCGCTGGTGATCATGGTGCTGCTCATGAGCGAGCGGTTCTACCACGGGGAGGCCAAGGTGGTGGCGCTCATGCTCACCACCTTCGTCGACCTCGCCAGCCTCGTCGGCGCCTACATCGCCGGCACCACGCGCTACGCCACCTCCTGCGTCTACATCGTCGTCATCACCTGCGTCTCCTTCATCTGCGTCGTCTACATCGGAGA GGCTATGGGGGAGATATGCGCCTTCGTCCTGAAGAAGATAAAGTGCATGCGTAATCTGGCGAAGCGGAAGTGGTTCCCGGTGCCGGCGGGTGTGGTGACGAGATCGCTGCCGGACGAGGAGGCGGAGGAACGCAGGAAGACAGCGGCGAGGAGCAAGCGCCCCACTTGCTGCCTGTGCTGTGGGCAGTCACCGACGACGTCTGATAGGCGCGACGTGGAGGTGCAGTAG